The Sediminispirochaeta smaragdinae DSM 11293 genome has a segment encoding these proteins:
- a CDS encoding Crp/Fnr family transcriptional regulator, whose product MNNPLQLSLVNFKKDSYIIVEGKQKADYFYIIRSGTVRISKEIEVVEEEGGNLLHPGDFFGVVSTMSSHSHIETARALSDVMLIQVHRDQYGLLIERNTPVAMKIIQQFSKKMRYLDEALARLTLKGNSGLVNEKHLFEVAEYYAKQSSYNQAYYAYHQYIKYCPTGENIRVAKERMAKIHPYAKAVYLDGSTDEFNRTYPKETMIFSEGQPGKELYIIQKGNVKITKIVNNNEVMLALLKPGDIFGEMSLLENKPRSASAIAHEEAVLLAVNKANFKRMVASQPQLITRLTQLLSERIWFIYKQLANTQISDPMGRMYDALSIQLEKLRVPISNKAYTFDFGPKELVNMVGLSKGEGNQVVKQLFSNQRLKIIDNKIHITDIEEIEKQAKYYRKMEKIARARKRGSVLNR is encoded by the coding sequence ATGAATAATCCGTTACAGCTTTCGTTGGTTAATTTTAAGAAAGACTCTTATATCATCGTCGAAGGCAAACAAAAGGCCGACTATTTTTATATCATCAGGTCCGGAACCGTTCGGATCAGTAAAGAAATCGAAGTTGTCGAAGAGGAAGGGGGGAATCTTCTTCATCCAGGAGATTTCTTCGGCGTTGTTTCGACAATGTCCAGCCATAGCCATATAGAGACGGCACGTGCTTTAAGCGATGTTATGCTCATTCAGGTACATCGCGATCAGTATGGCCTTCTCATTGAGCGTAATACTCCGGTGGCGATGAAAATCATCCAGCAATTCAGCAAAAAGATGCGCTATCTCGACGAAGCTCTTGCACGCCTTACGCTTAAAGGGAACAGCGGCCTGGTTAACGAAAAACACCTTTTTGAGGTTGCCGAGTATTATGCAAAACAAAGCAGTTACAATCAGGCCTATTATGCCTATCATCAATACATAAAGTATTGTCCGACCGGAGAAAACATACGGGTTGCGAAGGAACGAATGGCGAAAATTCACCCCTACGCAAAGGCCGTATACCTCGACGGAAGCACCGACGAGTTTAACCGTACATATCCGAAAGAGACGATGATTTTTTCTGAAGGGCAGCCAGGGAAAGAGCTCTATATTATTCAGAAGGGAAACGTAAAGATAACCAAGATTGTCAACAATAACGAGGTAATGCTTGCCCTTTTGAAGCCGGGAGATATCTTCGGGGAGATGAGCCTTTTGGAAAATAAACCCCGAAGTGCTTCAGCCATCGCTCACGAAGAGGCGGTTCTTCTTGCCGTTAACAAGGCCAACTTCAAACGTATGGTTGCCAGTCAGCCTCAGCTGATTACCCGCCTGACGCAACTTCTTTCCGAACGAATTTGGTTTATCTACAAACAGCTTGCCAATACCCAGATTTCCGATCCCATGGGGCGGATGTACGACGCCCTTTCGATCCAGCTGGAAAAACTTCGGGTCCCGATCAGCAACAAGGCATATACCTTTGATTTTGGACCCAAAGAACTTGTCAACATGGTCGGGCTCAGTAAGGGAGAAGGGAATCAAGTTGTAAAACAACTTTTCAGCAACCAGCGGCTGAAAATCATCGATAATAAGATTCACATTACCGACATTGAAGAGATCGAAAAACAGGCAAAGTACTATCGTAAGATGGAAAAAATCGCCAGGGCAAGAAAGCGCGGGAGCGTGCTCAACCGCTAA